A single Antechinus flavipes isolate AdamAnt ecotype Samford, QLD, Australia chromosome 5, AdamAnt_v2, whole genome shotgun sequence DNA region contains:
- the ACO2 gene encoding aconitate hydratase, mitochondrial: MAPYSLLVARLQKALGSGFRRYHVASVLCQRAKVAMSHFEPHDYIQYELLQKNIDIVRKRLNRPLTLSEKIVYGHLDDPAKQEIERGKSYLRLRPDRVAMQDATAQMAMLQFISSGLPKVAVPSTIHCDHLIEAQVGGEKDLRRAKDINQEVYNFLATAGAKYGVGFWKPGSGIIHQIILENYSFPGVLLIGTDSHTPNGGGLGGICIGVGGADAVDVMAGIPWELKCPKVIGVKLTGELSGWSSPKDVILKVAGILTVKGGTGAIVEYHGPGVDSISCTGMATICNMGAEIGATTSVFPYNHRMKTYLNKTGRSDIAKLADEFKDHLVPDPGCHYDQVIEINLSELKPHINGPFTPDLAHPVANVGAVAEKEGWPLDIRVGLIGSCTNSSYEDMGRSAAVAKQALDHGLKCKSQFTITPGSEQIRATIERDGYAKILRDVGGIVLANACGPCIGQWDRKDIKKGEKNTIVTSYNRNFTGRNDANPETHAFVTSPEIVTALAIAGTLKFNPETDFLTGKDGKKFKLEPPDADELPKAEFDPGQDTYQHPPKDGSALRVDVSPTSQRLQLLEPFDKWDGRDLEDLQILIKVKGKCTTDHISAAGPWLKFRGHLDNISNNLLIGAINIENGKANSVRNAVTQEFGPVPDTARYYKKNGIKWVVIGDENYGEGSSREHAALEPRHLGGRAIITKSFARIHETNLKKQGLLPLTFADPADYNKIHPVDKLTIQGLKDFAPGKPLKCIIKHPNGNQETILLNHTFNETQIEWFRAGSALNRMKELQQ; encoded by the exons AAGGCTCTGGGCAGTGGATTCCGAAGATACCATGTGGCTTCCGTCCTCTGCCAGCGGGCCAAGGTGGCCATGAGCCACTTTGAGCCCCACGATTACATCCAATATGAGCTTCTGCAGAAGAACATCGACATTGTCCGGAAGAG GTTGAACCGGCCGCTGACCTTGTCGGAGAAGATCGTGTACGGCCACCTGGATGACCCCGCCAAACAGGAGATCGAACGGGGCAAGTCCTACCTGCGGCTGCGGCCAGACCGCGTGGCCATGCAGGACGCCACCGCGCAGATGGCCATGCTGCAGTTCATCAGCAGCGGGCTGCCCAAGGTGGCCGTGCCGTCCACCATCCACTGTGACCACTTGATCGAAGCCCAGGTCGGCGGCGAGAAGGATCTCCGGCGGGCCAAG GACATTAACCAGGAGGTCTATAACTTCCTAGCAACAGCGGGCGCCAAGTACGGGGTGGGCTTCTGGAAGCCAGGCTCAGGAATCATCCACCAG ATCATCCTCGAGAACTACTCATTCCCGGGAGTGCTGCTGATCGGCACAGATTCTCACACCCCGAACGGGGGCGGCCTGGGGGGCATCTGCATCGGGGTCGGTGGAGCCGATGCTGTGGATGTTATGGCGGGCATCCCCTGGGAGCTGAAGTGTCCCAAG GTGATCGGCGTGAAGCTGACGGGCGAGTTGTCCGGCTGGTCCTCCCCCAAAGACGTGATCCTGAAAGTGGCCGGCATCCTCACTGTGAAAGGTGGCACCGGAGCCATTGTCGAATACCACGGGCCCGGCGTGGACTCCATCTCCTGCACTG GCATGGCGACAATCTGTAACATGGGTGCGGAAATAGGGGCCACCACCTCCGTGTTCCCCTACAACCACAGGATGAAGACCTATCTGAACAAGACCGGCCGGAGCG ACATTGCCAAGTTGGCTGATGAGTTCAAGGACCACTTGGTGCCTGACCCCGGCTGCCACTATGACCAAGTGATTGAAATCAACCTCAGCGAG CTCAAGCCCCACATCAACGGGCCCTTCACCCCGGACCTGGCCCATCCTGTGGCCAACGTGGGAGCTGTGGCGGAGAAGGAGGGCTGGCCTCTGGACATCCGAGTGG GGCTGATTGGCAGCTGCACCAACTCCAGCTACGAGGACATGGGGCGCTCGGCGGCGGTGGCCAAGCAGGCCCTGGACCACGGGCTCAAGTGCAAGTCTCAGTTCACCATCACCCCGGGCTCCGAGCAGATCCGGGCCACCATCGAGAGAGACGGCTAC GCCAAGATCCTTCGGGACGTGGGAGGCATCGTCTTGGCCAACGCCTGTGGCCCTTGCATCGGTCAGTGGGACAG GAAGGACATCAAGAAGGGGGAGAAGAACACCATCGTCACGTCCTACAACAGGAACTTCACGGGCCGCAACGACGCCAATCCCGAGACCCACGCCTTCGTCACCTCCCCGGAG ATCGTCACCGCCCTGGCCATCGCTGGCACCCTCAAGTTCAACCCAGAGACAGACTTCCTGACTGGCAAGGACGGCAAAAAGTTCAAGCTGGAGCCCCCCGACGCGGACGAGCTGCCGAAAGCG GAGTTTGACCCTGGGCAGGACACCTACCAGCACCCCCCGAAGGATGGCAGCGCCCTGCGTGTGGACGTGAGCCCCACCAGCCAGCGCCTGCAGCTCCTGGAGCCCTTTGACAAGTGGGACGGCAGAGACCTGGAGGACCTGCAGATCCTCATCAAG GTCAAGGGCAAGTGCACCACTGACCACATCTCTGCGGCCGGCCCCTGGCTCAAGTTCCGGGGCCACCTGGACAACATCTCCAACAACCTGCTGATCGGCGCCATCAACATAGAGAACGGGAAAGCCAATTCAGTGAGGAACGCCGTGACGCAGGAGTTTGGGCCCGTCCCCGACACGGCCCGCTATTACAAG AAAAATGGCATCAAGTGGGTGGTGATCGGAGATGAGAACTACGGGGAAGGGTCCAGCCGGGAGCACGCAGCCCTGGAGCCCCGGCACCTGGGGGGCCGAGCCATCATCACCAAGAGCTTCGCCAGGATCCACG AAACCAACTTGAAGAAGCAAGGTCTGCTGCCCCTGACCTTCGCTGACCCCGCCGACTATAACAAGATCCATCCTGTGGACAAACTGACCATCCAGGGACTGAAAGACTTTGCCCCCGGCAAG CCCCTCAAGTGCATCATCAAACACCCCAACGGGAACCAGGAAACCATCCTCCTGAACCACACCTTCAACGAGACGCAGATCGAGTGGTTCCGGGCGGGCAGCGCCCTGAACCGCATGAAGGAGCTGCAGCAGTGA
- the POLR3H gene encoding DNA-directed RNA polymerase III subunit RPC8, with protein sequence MFVLVEMVDTVRIPPWQFERKLNDSIAEELNKKLANKVVYNVGLCICLYDITKLEDAYVFPGDGASHTKVHFRYVVFHPFLDEILIGVIKGCSPDGVHVSLGFFDDILIPPESLQQPAKFDEAEQVWVWEYETEEGAHDLYMDTGEEIRFRVVDESFVDTSPTGPSSAATSTPSEEAPRKEAPYTLGGSISEPGLGLLSWWTSS encoded by the exons ATGTTTGTCCTGGTGGAGATGGTGGACACGGTGCGGATCCCGCCGTGGCAGTTTGAAAGGAAGCTCAATGATTCCATCGCAGAGGAGCTCAACAAGAAACTGGCCAACAAG GTTGTGTACAACGTGGGGCTCTGCATCTGCCTGTATGACATCACCAAGTTAGAGGACGCCTACGTGTTCCCAGGGGATGGCGCGTCCCATACCAAAG TCCATTTCCGCTACGTGGTGTTCCACCCCTTTCTAGACGAGATTCTGATTGGCGTGATCAAAGGCTGCAGCCCAGACGGGGTTCATG TCTCTTTAGGGTTCTTTGATGACATCCTCATCCCCCCAGAATCCTTGCAGCAGCCCGCCAAGTT TGACGAGGCAGAGCAGGTGTGGGTGTGGGAATACGAGACAGAAGAGGGGGCCCACGACCTCTATATGGACACCGGGGAGGAGATCCGCTTCCGGGTGGTGGATGAGAGCTTTGTTGACACGTCGCCTACGGGGCCCAGCTCTGCCGCGACTTCCACGCCCAGCGAAGAGGCCCCCAGGAAGGAAGCCCCGTATACGCTTGGG GGATCCATCAGTGAGCCAGGCCTGGGGCTTCTCTCGTGGTGGACGAGCAGCTAG